The Methanolacinia petrolearia DSM 11571 genome has a segment encoding these proteins:
- a CDS encoding phosphate-starvation-inducible PsiE family protein, whose translation MEKKVLKCITDIEVVIYLILMVILIAILIFSTLELAYLIIDALFFDDTMLKLETKGILAAFEFFLLILIGLELMETIKSFLETRKIQVEIVIILAIIAVARKIIIIDPMTITNDILLGIGVVVFALTAGYFFIKKADSLTPEHAAEPKKE comes from the coding sequence ATGGAGAAGAAAGTTCTAAAATGCATTACCGACATCGAGGTCGTGATCTATCTTATCCTCATGGTGATACTGATAGCAATCCTCATCTTTTCGACCTTAGAACTTGCCTATTTGATAATAGATGCACTGTTCTTTGACGATACGATGTTAAAGCTCGAAACGAAGGGAATTCTCGCGGCATTCGAGTTCTTCCTGTTAATCCTCATCGGCCTCGAACTCATGGAGACGATTAAATCGTTCCTCGAGACGCGGAAGATACAGGTCGAGATCGTCATCATACTTGCAATAATCGCCGTCGCAAGAAAGATCATCATAATCGATCCGATGACAATCACGAACGATATTCTTCTTGGAATCGGCGTGGTTGTATTCGCACTGACAGCCGGTTATTTCTTCATAAAAAAGGCCGATTCATTGACTCCGGAACATGCAGCAGAACCGAAAAAAGAATAA
- a CDS encoding Mut7-C RNAse domain-containing protein, producing the protein MKNSFLADRMLGTLAKYLRFLDYDTLSADTLEPGNTREDTVLLGIARSDGRILLTRDRELSCRGGECVFLESEDAVGQVRQLVEEGLIDPDLTLRMHRCSVCNHVLRKAKQDEIDGCSYAPKDKAGKKFAWCPVCGRLYWMGSHAANLEEKLKEISPGKGD; encoded by the coding sequence ATGAAAAATTCATTTCTGGCAGACAGGATGCTCGGAACGCTTGCGAAGTACCTGAGGTTTCTGGACTACGACACGCTCTCCGCCGATACGCTCGAGCCCGGAAACACCCGCGAGGACACGGTCCTGCTCGGGATCGCACGATCAGACGGGCGGATACTTCTTACGAGGGACAGGGAGCTCTCGTGCCGCGGGGGGGAGTGCGTATTCCTGGAGTCCGAAGACGCTGTAGGGCAGGTGAGGCAGCTCGTCGAGGAGGGCCTGATCGATCCCGACCTGACTCTCAGGATGCACCGGTGCTCGGTCTGCAACCATGTATTGCGGAAAGCGAAGCAGGACGAGATCGACGGATGTAGCTACGCCCCGAAGGATAAAGCAGGCAAAAAATTCGCATGGTGCCCTGTATGCGGCAGGCTCTACTGGATGGGGTCACATGCGGCAAATCTCGAAGAAAAACTGAAGGAGATCTCGCCCGGAAAGGGCGATTAA
- the pyrH gene encoding UMP kinase: protein MKKIVLSVGGSILVPSLESNNISKFSGILKELSKKYAVYVVVGGGGEARRYIDQARLLGIDEATSDELGILVTRINASMLVWALGDAAYRSVPEDYTEALIAGDSGKIVVMGGVTPAQTTDAVSAVLAERAGADFFVNVTSIDGIYSEDPKKNPGAVKYESITPDELLDIVSGAGMEAGSNTVIDLVAAKVLKRSGIPLVVIDGRRPENLRDALIDGKFSGSIVSPGGANPLDGI from the coding sequence ATGAAAAAGATTGTCCTGTCAGTCGGAGGTTCGATTCTTGTTCCGTCGCTTGAATCCAACAATATCAGTAAATTTTCCGGAATCCTGAAGGAATTGTCGAAAAAGTATGCCGTCTATGTAGTCGTTGGGGGAGGGGGAGAGGCCCGGAGATATATCGATCAGGCAAGATTGCTCGGGATCGACGAGGCGACATCCGACGAACTCGGGATTCTTGTCACGAGGATAAACGCATCAATGCTCGTATGGGCGCTCGGGGATGCAGCATACAGGTCGGTGCCGGAAGATTATACCGAAGCGCTCATTGCCGGAGATTCTGGAAAGATCGTCGTGATGGGCGGCGTTACACCCGCACAGACCACGGACGCGGTCTCAGCCGTTCTTGCGGAAAGGGCCGGTGCTGACTTCTTCGTCAACGTAACATCGATCGACGGGATTTACTCCGAAGACCCGAAGAAGAATCCCGGCGCAGTAAAATACGAAAGCATCACGCCGGACGAACTTCTCGATATTGTATCCGGGGCAGGGATGGAAGCGGGCTCGAATACGGTCATCGACCTCGTTGCGGCAAAGGTCCTGAAGAGAAGCGGAATTCCGCTTGTGGTTATAGACGGAAGAAGACCCGAAAACCTGAGGGACGCCCTGATCGACGGGAAATTCAGCGGAAGCATAGTGTCTCCCGGCGGTGCGAACCCGCTCGACGGGATATAA
- the nth gene encoding endonuclease III, whose protein sequence is MQREKACRIYSILAAEYLDEDTNLNFLDFDNPFQILVMTILSAQTTDNMVNSVKDDLFSKYPDPAALSQAKQEDVETIIKKTGFFRAKAKNIIESSKILCSDFGGEVPRTMEELVTLPGVGRKTANIVLNHAFGIDEGIAVDTHVKRVSWRIGLTDNTDPVKIEMDLTALFPKDAWGKMNYLLISHGRAICTARKPDCERCVIKDFCRYFREQNS, encoded by the coding sequence ATGCAGCGGGAAAAGGCATGCAGGATCTACTCGATCCTCGCAGCGGAATACCTGGACGAAGATACGAATCTCAACTTTCTCGACTTTGACAACCCGTTCCAGATCCTTGTAATGACGATCCTTTCGGCCCAGACTACAGACAATATGGTAAACTCGGTGAAGGACGATCTCTTCTCGAAATACCCGGACCCCGCTGCACTTTCACAGGCGAAGCAGGAGGACGTCGAGACGATTATCAAAAAAACCGGGTTCTTCAGGGCAAAGGCGAAGAACATCATAGAATCGTCAAAGATCCTCTGCAGTGATTTCGGCGGCGAGGTTCCACGGACGATGGAGGAGCTTGTCACCCTCCCCGGTGTCGGCCGGAAGACCGCAAACATCGTCCTCAACCATGCATTCGGGATCGACGAGGGGATCGCGGTCGACACCCACGTAAAGAGGGTCTCGTGGAGGATCGGGCTGACGGACAACACAGATCCGGTAAAGATCGAAATGGACCTGACCGCTTTATTCCCCAAAGATGCCTGGGGAAAGATGAACTACCTGCTGATCTCGCACGGAAGGGCGATCTGTACCGCGAGAAAACCTGATTGTGAGAGATGCGTGATAAAAGATTTTTGCAGGTATTTCAGGGAACAAAATAGTTAA
- a CDS encoding saccharopine dehydrogenase family protein — protein sequence MHKVLIIGAGGVGSVVVHKCAAQPDVFSEITLASRTCEKCIEIAESVRKRTGQKIRIEKVDADSVDELIGLISKTNPSIVINTALPYQDLTIMEACLRTGVSYLDTANYEPPEEAKFEYSWQWAYQEQFTEKGLTAILGCGFDPGVTNLFCAYARDKIFDTIEYIDIVDCNAGDHGHPFATNFNPEINIREITQKGKYWENGEWKYIEPLSESMIIDFPEVGEKKAYLLYHEEEESLVKNIPGLKRIRFWMTFSDEYLTHLRVLRNVGMTGIEPVEFEGHKIIPLKFLKELLPDPSSLSEGYTGKTSIGCIIEGLKDGKRIKKMIYNVCEHEKAHNEVGAQAVSYTTGVPAALGAEMFLRGIWNKPGVWNVEQFDPVPFLEKLGERGLPWKITDL from the coding sequence ATGCACAAAGTCCTTATAATCGGTGCCGGCGGTGTAGGCAGCGTTGTGGTTCATAAATGCGCCGCACAGCCGGATGTTTTTAGTGAAATAACCCTTGCAAGCAGAACTTGTGAAAAATGTATCGAAATTGCAGAATCGGTCAGGAAACGAACCGGACAAAAGATCCGAATCGAGAAGGTCGATGCAGACAGCGTCGATGAACTGATCGGACTGATATCGAAGACCAATCCTTCTATTGTTATCAATACCGCACTTCCCTACCAGGACCTTACTATTATGGAGGCCTGCCTCAGGACCGGCGTTTCATATCTCGATACTGCAAATTACGAACCTCCCGAAGAGGCGAAATTCGAATACAGCTGGCAATGGGCGTACCAGGAACAATTCACCGAAAAAGGGCTTACTGCAATACTCGGATGCGGATTCGATCCCGGTGTGACGAATCTATTCTGTGCATATGCAAGAGACAAAATCTTCGACACCATCGAATATATCGACATTGTAGACTGCAATGCCGGCGATCACGGCCATCCTTTTGCAACGAACTTCAACCCCGAGATTAATATCCGCGAAATTACACAGAAAGGAAAATATTGGGAAAACGGAGAGTGGAAGTATATCGAACCGCTCTCCGAATCGATGATAATCGACTTTCCCGAGGTGGGGGAGAAAAAGGCGTACCTGCTCTACCATGAAGAGGAAGAGTCCCTTGTCAAAAATATTCCCGGCCTAAAGAGGATTCGATTCTGGATGACGTTCTCCGACGAATACCTGACCCATCTCCGCGTCCTCCGAAATGTAGGGATGACCGGGATAGAGCCGGTGGAGTTCGAAGGGCACAAGATAATTCCGCTCAAATTCCTAAAGGAGCTCCTTCCCGATCCCTCGTCCCTGTCCGAAGGATACACGGGAAAGACCAGCATAGGCTGCATCATCGAGGGGCTCAAAGATGGAAAGAGGATCAAAAAGATGATCTACAACGTCTGCGAGCATGAAAAAGCTCACAACGAAGTCGGGGCACAGGCGGTGAGCTACACTACAGGAGTGCCTGCGGCACTCGGCGCAGAGATGTTCCTCCGCGGGATCTGGAATAAACCCGGCGTCTGGAACGTGGAACAGTTTGACCCTGTTCCTTTCCTGGAAAAGCTTGGAGAAAGAGGGCTACCCTGGAAGATTACGGACCTTTGA
- a CDS encoding class I SAM-dependent methyltransferase, with protein sequence MPRQKRRKSSGNPCFPGGIPGGFDVIGDIAVVNIPAEYEDYCSEVAAYIAGKRKNVRTVLNRTASAGSDFRVPGFEVIYGDPRTVTVHRESGLSYMVDLKDSFFNPRLCTERMRVAAMVNGNEIVLVPFAGVGPFAILPAKRGANVYAVEMNPAACGWLRKNMELNDASGSLEIIRGDAHDIPDIFSTEFDRAIVPAPYGFEESLILSASCVKKGGFIHFYTFKRPSEIDGLRESYERSGFETVSVRRCGNVAKGVARWAFDLRKI encoded by the coding sequence ATGCCCCGGCAGAAGAGAAGAAAAAGCAGCGGCAACCCGTGCTTTCCAGGGGGAATTCCCGGGGGATTCGATGTAATAGGGGATATTGCGGTCGTAAACATCCCTGCTGAATATGAAGATTATTGTAGCGAGGTTGCCGCTTATATTGCCGGGAAAAGAAAGAATGTCAGGACGGTTCTCAACCGTACGGCTTCCGCAGGGAGCGACTTCAGGGTCCCCGGCTTTGAGGTAATCTACGGAGATCCCCGTACTGTAACGGTTCACAGGGAGTCCGGACTCTCTTACATGGTCGATCTTAAGGATTCATTCTTCAACCCGCGGCTCTGCACGGAGCGGATGCGGGTTGCTGCGATGGTAAACGGAAACGAGATAGTCCTTGTCCCTTTTGCCGGCGTAGGGCCGTTCGCGATCCTTCCTGCAAAAAGAGGTGCGAATGTTTATGCAGTCGAGATGAACCCGGCCGCCTGCGGGTGGCTCCGGAAGAACATGGAGTTAAACGATGCCAGCGGGAGCCTCGAGATCATACGCGGGGATGCACACGATATTCCTGATATTTTTTCTACTGAGTTCGACCGTGCAATCGTCCCAGCTCCCTATGGGTTTGAAGAGTCCCTGATCCTCTCCGCGTCCTGCGTGAAGAAAGGCGGATTCATTCATTTTTATACGTTCAAAAGACCTTCCGAGATCGACGGACTGAGGGAATCCTACGAAAGATCCGGTTTTGAAACCGTCTCCGTCCGGCGCTGCGGTAACGTTGCGAAGGGCGTTGCCAGGTGGGCGTTCGATCTCCGGAAGATCTGA
- a CDS encoding DUF3089 domain-containing protein, with product MTFCKPGLVILLLIAAICVVFSGGCIDEGDSAPEEEIETPTETPAVTATPTEEATATGENVDYSDSYNWLSLPGVDKEVDVFYVYPTVSANESGSMVISDDVDRALAQGIFEAQASVYEPSANVFAPYYRQMSTGVSMTSADELATDTPEFKQGAADVQDAFEYYIENLNEGRPFIIAGHSQGTMALIELIKNRFGDDEELRSRMVAAYLIGYTVTDDDLAQAGLTAATGANDTGVVVTYNTQSPTSVGGPMLMAGAHCINPLNWKTDDTYASASENLGARFYNDSTGEFIREVANYSDAQINMTSGALMTNIPEGEELDIGPYPEGVYHRYDYAFWYRNLEQNVKDRIKAYIGSKVFIA from the coding sequence ATGACTTTTTGTAAGCCCGGTTTGGTAATTTTATTATTGATTGCAGCGATCTGCGTGGTATTCTCCGGTGGATGTATTGATGAAGGGGATTCTGCTCCTGAAGAGGAGATCGAAACTCCGACGGAGACTCCGGCCGTGACGGCTACGCCAACTGAAGAAGCCACGGCGACGGGAGAGAATGTCGATTATTCGGACTCTTACAACTGGCTATCTCTCCCCGGCGTAGATAAAGAGGTCGACGTCTTCTATGTCTACCCGACGGTGAGTGCGAACGAATCCGGTTCTATGGTTATTTCGGACGACGTGGACAGGGCCCTTGCACAGGGAATCTTCGAAGCACAGGCGAGTGTATACGAGCCGAGTGCAAATGTATTCGCTCCTTACTACAGGCAGATGTCGACCGGGGTTTCGATGACTTCGGCTGACGAGCTTGCGACGGATACCCCCGAGTTCAAACAGGGTGCGGCCGATGTGCAGGATGCATTTGAGTATTATATCGAGAACCTGAACGAAGGACGGCCGTTTATAATCGCAGGTCACAGCCAGGGGACGATGGCCCTGATCGAGCTGATAAAGAACCGTTTCGGTGACGACGAAGAGTTACGCAGCCGTATGGTTGCCGCATACCTGATCGGTTATACGGTTACGGACGACGATCTTGCACAGGCCGGACTGACGGCGGCGACGGGTGCGAATGATACGGGTGTCGTTGTTACATACAATACACAGTCACCGACTTCGGTCGGAGGACCGATGCTCATGGCGGGTGCACACTGCATCAATCCGCTCAACTGGAAGACCGACGATACCTATGCCTCAGCCTCAGAGAATCTCGGTGCAAGGTTCTACAATGATTCGACCGGAGAGTTCATTCGAGAGGTCGCAAATTACTCGGACGCACAGATCAACATGACCTCCGGGGCACTGATGACGAATATTCCAGAGGGAGAGGAGCTTGATATCGGCCCCTATCCCGAGGGCGTCTATCACCGTTACGACTATGCGTTCTGGTACAGGAATCTTGAGCAGAATGTCAAGGACAGGATCAAAGCGTATATAGGAAGTAAAGTTTTTATCGCCTAG
- a CDS encoding mannose-1-phosphate guanylyltransferase/mannose-6-phosphate isomerase, whose product MKNISTGSIILAGGVGTRLWPLSREQFPKQFLKLNGASFFQDTYTRALRISSPEEIVVVTNENFRYHVKNQVEELGYSIDDSRILLESEGKNTLPAITWGVRVLYDIFGDIPVAVFPSDHILDEKAMDIIKNSAPLAKKNLVVFGIKPTAPLTGYGYIKPGEALDGGFAVKEFKEKPGPEKAKEYMDSGYLWNSGMFLFSPEVFFEELKKYRPDMYEEFERPHPDYSGVESISIDYGLLEVSDRVAVVPLALRWNDLGSFRALYENSGKDDNGNAGDAEFVGSENNFVYSKDKKVAVLGMTNTAIIDSGDALLVCDLDNTESVKELVGIYASRGDDITKYHLTVHRPWGSYTILESKEFFKIKRVTVNPMKYLSLQLHHHRSEHWVVVSGTAEVQLGDKTMNISRGQSTFVGEGVVHRLGNPGKIPLEVIEIQIGEYLEEDDIVRFDDDFGRV is encoded by the coding sequence GTGAAGAATATATCAACAGGATCAATTATTCTTGCCGGAGGAGTCGGAACAAGGCTCTGGCCCCTTTCAAGAGAGCAGTTCCCGAAACAGTTCCTTAAACTGAACGGAGCATCGTTCTTCCAGGATACATATACAAGAGCCCTCAGGATCTCTTCCCCGGAGGAGATCGTAGTAGTTACGAACGAAAACTTCAGGTACCACGTGAAGAACCAGGTCGAGGAGCTGGGCTATTCGATAGATGACAGCCGGATCCTCCTCGAGAGCGAAGGGAAGAATACTCTCCCTGCAATAACATGGGGCGTTCGTGTTCTGTACGACATCTTCGGGGATATTCCGGTAGCCGTGTTCCCGAGCGATCACATACTCGATGAAAAGGCTATGGACATAATAAAGAATTCCGCCCCTCTTGCAAAAAAGAACCTCGTAGTGTTCGGGATTAAACCGACCGCCCCCCTCACCGGTTACGGCTACATAAAACCCGGGGAAGCCCTCGACGGGGGATTTGCCGTAAAAGAGTTCAAAGAGAAACCCGGCCCGGAAAAGGCGAAGGAGTATATGGACTCCGGTTACCTATGGAACAGCGGGATGTTCCTGTTCAGCCCGGAGGTCTTCTTCGAAGAGCTGAAGAAGTACCGGCCTGATATGTATGAAGAGTTCGAAAGACCTCATCCCGATTACTCCGGGGTCGAGTCGATCTCGATAGATTACGGCCTTCTCGAAGTATCCGACAGGGTCGCTGTCGTCCCGCTGGCCCTGAGATGGAACGATCTCGGGAGCTTCAGGGCCCTCTACGAAAACTCCGGAAAGGATGATAACGGGAATGCCGGTGATGCGGAGTTTGTCGGTTCTGAGAACAACTTCGTATATTCGAAGGATAAAAAGGTCGCAGTCCTCGGAATGACTAACACGGCGATTATCGACTCCGGTGATGCTCTTTTAGTCTGTGACCTTGATAATACGGAATCGGTAAAGGAGCTTGTGGGGATATACGCGAGCCGCGGCGATGACATCACCAAGTATCACCTGACCGTTCACCGTCCCTGGGGTTCGTACACGATACTCGAGTCAAAAGAATTCTTTAAAATAAAGAGAGTGACGGTAAATCCGATGAAATACCTATCTCTTCAGCTCCATCACCACCGGAGCGAACACTGGGTAGTCGTGAGCGGAACTGCAGAGGTGCAGCTCGGGGACAAGACCATGAATATATCGAGGGGGCAGAGCACATTTGTGGGTGAGGGTGTCGTTCACAGGCTCGGGAATCCCGGAAAGATTCCTCTCGAGGTGATCGAGATCCAGATCGGTGAGTACCTTGAAGAGGACGACATCGTCAGGTTCGACGACGATTTTGGAAGGGTTTAA
- the nspC gene encoding carboxynorspermidine decarboxylase, with protein sequence MKSKIDLRHERSGLLPDLSGIKTPCYLLDLSALKSNGEIISEVAKESGGKALLALKAFAAWPVFPEISKYYSGTCSSSLDETRLGFEEFGGEVHAFSPAYKDCEIEEYIRMCSHLSFNSLSQWERHKRTILDSEKKVSCGLRVNPEHCEVETAIYNPCRPGSRLGIRAGELENFDFEGIEGLHFHALCENNADALERTLDAFEERFASYLDGMKWVNFGGGHHITRKDYDTGLLIDLIKEFRKKWGCEVYIEPGEACALNAGWLISEVVDIKDNDGMIAIVDASATAHMPDVLEMPYRPYIVGSAKPGKKKYTYRLGGPSCLSGDDIGTYSFDCELKPGDKLAFTDMAHYTMVKNTTFNGIRLPDILLWDPEKDSIEVLRTFGYEDFRSRLG encoded by the coding sequence ATGAAGAGCAAGATCGATCTAAGACACGAAAGGTCCGGGCTACTGCCAGATCTCTCCGGGATTAAGACACCGTGCTACCTTCTCGACCTCTCGGCACTGAAGAGCAACGGCGAGATCATCTCGGAGGTCGCGAAAGAGAGTGGTGGAAAGGCGCTCCTTGCACTGAAGGCATTTGCGGCATGGCCGGTGTTCCCTGAGATCAGCAAATACTATTCAGGTACATGTTCGAGCTCTCTCGACGAGACAAGGCTCGGCTTCGAGGAGTTCGGCGGAGAGGTGCATGCATTCTCGCCTGCATACAAGGACTGCGAGATTGAAGAGTATATCAGGATGTGCTCGCACCTCTCCTTCAACTCGCTCTCGCAGTGGGAGAGGCATAAGCGGACGATCCTCGATTCGGAGAAGAAGGTCTCCTGCGGGCTCAGGGTAAACCCGGAGCACTGCGAGGTGGAGACCGCGATATACAACCCGTGCAGGCCGGGGTCGAGGCTCGGCATCAGGGCGGGAGAACTGGAGAATTTCGATTTCGAAGGGATCGAAGGGCTCCATTTCCATGCACTCTGTGAGAACAACGCCGATGCACTCGAAAGAACGCTCGATGCATTTGAGGAGAGATTTGCAAGCTATCTCGACGGGATGAAATGGGTCAACTTCGGCGGCGGACACCACATTACGAGAAAGGACTACGACACCGGGCTCCTCATCGATCTCATAAAAGAGTTCAGGAAGAAATGGGGCTGCGAGGTCTATATCGAGCCCGGCGAAGCCTGTGCCCTGAATGCCGGGTGGCTGATCTCGGAGGTCGTCGATATCAAGGACAATGACGGAATGATCGCAATAGTGGACGCATCCGCAACTGCTCATATGCCAGACGTACTCGAGATGCCCTACCGCCCGTATATCGTCGGATCCGCAAAGCCGGGAAAGAAGAAGTACACCTACAGGCTCGGCGGCCCGAGCTGCCTTTCCGGCGACGACATCGGGACATATTCCTTCGACTGCGAACTGAAACCCGGCGACAAACTGGCTTTTACCGACATGGCGCACTATACTATGGTGAAGAACACCACGTTCAACGGGATCAGGCTCCCGGACATCCTTCTCTGGGACCCGGAGAAAGACTCGATCGAGGTTCTAAGGACCTTCGGTTACGAAGACTTCAGATCGAGACTCGGTTAA
- a CDS encoding transglutaminase domain-containing protein has translation MPPFSISDDILKRTVIFVFLGTAVVIVSAYALFLLQNILIIFPADHPLPLAVAIEIALLVPVLIVLLWRYLEDGKGILPLAGIIIILWLAPQATFILDIEAGYRTIEKDYRMFAKEQLQAGDDKSATAWNISTRYLDSFSSSGNDIRNPVPVRSIFPGNGVYRFHLLLYHYLFDMNGLEKLTAVDGRGNCSEYARAVAFLVNRTMDIPTRFVIMYGYDHKFAEALTEEGWIVLDPLKTIDRPVRAEYYSEYLRNSNRAIYEKVTGICSADGENLSSAHGF, from the coding sequence ATGCCGCCTTTTTCCATCAGTGATGACATCTTAAAGAGAACAGTTATCTTTGTATTCTTAGGAACCGCTGTGGTTATCGTCTCAGCTTATGCCTTATTTCTCCTGCAGAATATCCTGATAATTTTTCCCGCAGACCATCCGCTCCCCCTTGCAGTCGCAATAGAGATCGCGTTGCTGGTTCCGGTACTGATTGTTCTTTTGTGGAGATACCTGGAAGATGGAAAAGGAATCCTTCCGCTGGCGGGAATCATTATAATCCTGTGGCTCGCACCGCAGGCAACTTTTATACTCGACATTGAGGCTGGATACAGAACGATCGAGAAGGATTACAGAATGTTTGCCAAAGAGCAGCTTCAGGCAGGGGACGACAAGTCAGCAACTGCATGGAATATATCGACACGATATCTCGATTCGTTTTCATCTTCGGGAAACGATATCAGGAACCCGGTTCCGGTACGGAGCATCTTTCCCGGAAACGGTGTGTACAGATTTCACCTGCTATTGTACCATTATCTCTTCGATATGAACGGCCTCGAAAAGCTGACCGCAGTTGACGGCAGAGGAAACTGCAGCGAATATGCACGGGCCGTTGCATTTCTAGTGAACAGGACGATGGATATTCCGACACGGTTCGTGATCATGTACGGCTACGATCACAAGTTCGCAGAGGCATTGACAGAAGAAGGATGGATAGTTCTCGATCCCTTAAAGACCATCGACAGGCCGGTCCGGGCGGAATATTATTCCGAATATCTCAGGAATTCAAACCGGGCGATATATGAAAAAGTAACAGGGATCTGTTCGGCAGACGGGGAGAATCTCTCATCGGCTCATGGTTTCTGA
- a CDS encoding flavodoxin family protein, which translates to MKILALLGSPRGKKGNTYRLIESALKGAEDAGAEVLFIDITEMDIGYCTGCSTCYSTGSCIQGDDYEEILDLILESDGIILGSPVYINSVTAQLKTLFDRMPDVVHCQMLLGKYGFSVSTAGGGNADIVCDYMNNTLQVMGANTTGDAYAVLAEGDEAFGDACRRSYELGKDLVAAISEKRVYPEQEAFHDGMHERMKNLVLFQKDEWTHEYDYWKEKGWL; encoded by the coding sequence ATGAAAATACTTGCACTGCTCGGTAGCCCGAGAGGGAAAAAAGGCAACACCTACAGGCTGATTGAATCGGCTCTGAAGGGAGCCGAAGATGCGGGAGCGGAGGTTCTTTTCATCGACATCACCGAGATGGATATCGGCTACTGCACAGGATGCAGCACCTGCTACTCCACCGGAAGCTGTATACAGGGCGACGATTACGAGGAGATCCTCGACCTGATCCTTGAAAGCGACGGAATAATACTGGGATCTCCGGTTTACATCAACTCGGTCACTGCACAGCTCAAGACGCTCTTCGACAGGATGCCCGACGTTGTCCACTGCCAGATGCTCCTCGGTAAATACGGATTTTCCGTATCGACCGCGGGAGGAGGAAACGCAGACATCGTCTGCGACTACATGAACAACACCCTCCAGGTTATGGGCGCGAACACGACAGGAGACGCATACGCGGTTTTGGCCGAAGGAGACGAGGCGTTCGGAGATGCCTGCAGGAGATCCTACGAACTTGGAAAGGATCTCGTCGCTGCTATCTCGGAGAAGAGAGTCTACCCGGAACAGGAAGCTTTTCACGACGGGATGCACGAGAGGATGAAGAATCTCGTCTTATTCCAGAAGGACGAGTGGACACACGAATACGATTACTGGAAAGAAAAAGGCTGGCTTTAG
- the amrS gene encoding AmmeMemoRadiSam system radical SAM enzyme translates to MPHVAELYDKIEEDAVRCRVCSHRCRIGEGKSGICGMRKNRGGTLYAENYAKVVAEAVDPIEKKPLYHFLPGTNVYSLGGLGCNFHCTHCQNWQISQDHDLTGMYRTISPEEGVRRAVSTRCRSIAWTYNEPTIWHEYAKDMGNLAKKESFGTVYVTNGYMTEEALDDLSPMLDAFRVDLKSFSDEFYKKICGARLQPVLDSTIRAKELGMHIETVTLVIPGVNDSMEEMMALVGWVLESLGPDVPMHFTAFHPDFRMTGVPPTPVKTLEKIHDMAVEKGVRYVYTGNVPTNRYNNTYCPECGNLLIERAGFSAGILGLEGTTCSKCGAKIPIVTDVK, encoded by the coding sequence ATGCCCCATGTTGCAGAATTATATGATAAAATCGAGGAGGACGCCGTCAGGTGCAGGGTGTGCAGCCACAGGTGTAGGATCGGCGAAGGCAAAAGCGGGATCTGCGGGATGAGGAAAAACCGCGGCGGGACTCTCTACGCGGAAAATTACGCGAAAGTCGTCGCTGAAGCTGTAGATCCAATCGAGAAGAAGCCTCTCTACCATTTCCTTCCCGGGACGAATGTCTACTCACTCGGCGGACTGGGATGCAACTTCCACTGCACGCACTGCCAGAACTGGCAGATCTCGCAGGACCACGACCTGACCGGAATGTACAGGACTATTTCTCCGGAGGAAGGCGTCCGGCGGGCGGTCTCAACCCGGTGCCGGAGCATCGCGTGGACATACAACGAACCGACGATCTGGCACGAGTACGCAAAGGACATGGGAAATCTCGCGAAGAAGGAGTCCTTCGGGACGGTCTACGTGACCAACGGTTACATGACCGAGGAAGCCCTCGACGATCTCTCGCCAATGCTTGACGCATTCAGGGTGGACCTGAAGTCTTTCTCCGACGAATTCTACAAAAAGATCTGCGGTGCCCGTCTCCAGCCCGTCCTGGATTCGACGATCCGGGCGAAGGAGCTCGGTATGCATATAGAGACCGTCACTCTCGTGATCCCGGGTGTAAACGACAGCATGGAGGAGATGATGGCTCTTGTCGGCTGGGTGCTTGAAAGCCTCGGCCCGGACGTGCCCATGCACTTCACCGCCTTTCACCCGGATTTCAGGATGACCGGTGTTCCGCCGACACCCGTGAAGACGCTCGAGAAGATCCACGACATGGCTGTCGAAAAAGGCGTCCGGTATGTATATACAGGAAATGTCCCTACTAACCGGTACAACAATACTTACTGCCCTGAGTGCGGGAACCTGCTGATAGAGAGAGCCGGGTTTTCCGCCGGGATTTTAGGTCTTGAAGGGACAACCTGTAGCAAATGCGGTGCGAAGATCCCGATAGTGACTGATGTAAAATGA